AGCCCGCGACTTGCCGGGCGAGTTCGCCCTGCTACCGGTGGTTGAAAGCGCCTTCGACCCCTTCGCTTATTCCCACGGCCGGGCGGCCGGATTGTGGCAATTCATTCCGTCTACCGGACGCGTGTACGACCTCAACCAAAGCTGGTGGCACGACCAGCGTCGCGATGTGCTGTCGGCGACCAGCGGCGCTCTGGAATACCTGGATGCACTGAGCAGCCGCTTCGACGGCAACTACCTGCTAGGCCTGGCTTCATACAACAGCGGCGCCGGCACCGTCGGTCGCGCCATTCGCCGGAACGAGGCCCGCGGCCTGCCCACCGATTACTGGGCTCTCGATCTCCCGCGGGAAACTCGCGCCTACGTGCCCAAGCTGATTGCGATCTCCAAGATCATCCAAGACCCGGAAGCCTACGGTATTACCCTGCCGCCCATTCCGGACGAGCCCTACTTTGAAGTCGTCGATACCGGCTCGCAGATCGATCTGGCTCAGGCCGCCGACCTGGCTTCCGTGGACATCGAGGAAATTTACCTGCTGAACCCGGCCTACAACCGCTGGGCCACATCACCTGAAGGCCCACATCGCCTGCTGGTACCGGTGAAGAATGCCGAGCAATTCCGCAAGGGGCTGGAAGGACTGGACCCGGAAATGCGGGTCTCCTGGAAAAACTACAAGGTGCGCAGCGGCGACAGCCTGATCAAGATTGCCCGTCAGTTCGGAACCACCCCGGATGTGATCAAGCAAGTCAATCACATGCGCTCCAATCTCATCCGCGTCGACCAGCGCCTGCTTATCCCCACGTCGACCAAGGGCAACAATGCCTATGCGCTAAGCGCCAATGAGCGTTTGAAGGACAAGCAGGCTGCCGTCGGACGCCGTGCAGATGGAACTCGCATCGAACATCTCGTTCAAAGGGGGGACACCTTCTGGGACATAGCCCGGGATCACAACGTCAGTGTCCGTCAATTGGCAAAATGGAACGGCATGGCACCGGGTGACCCGCTGATGCCCGGCAGGAAGCTGGTGATCTGGTCCAAGGACGCACAAACCCAGCAGTTGGCTATGGCCAGCCGACGCGGCTCTTCCGATATGGTCCGAAAGGTCGGCTACCGGGTGCGTAAGGGCGACTCCCTGGCCCGCATCGCCAATCGCTTCAATGTAAATGTGAGGGATATCGCGAGCTGGAACAGCCTGGACATCAACAATTATCTGCAGCCCGGGCAAAGTCTGGTACTCTACGTCGATATTCGCCGAAGCCCCTGATCGTACACGAGGATTTGAAAGCTCGGACGTGACGGTCAGCCACCAGAAAAAGAGCGGAATCCATGATCAGATTTTCTCAGACCGTCATCGCCGTCTTCCTTTTTGTCATGGCTTCGGCCCTGCATGCAGCCGAAGCCGTTCACGGTTTCGCCATGCATGGCGCCCCTAAGTACGGTCCCGACTTCAAGCATTTTGACTACGTCAATCCCGACGCACCCAAGGGCGGCACCCTGAAACAGGGCGTGGTGGCTAACGGTTACGATTCCCTCAATCCGTTCCTGCTCAAGGGCGTTTCCGCCGCCGGCATCCAGGTCTATACCTACGACAGCCTGCTGATCGCTTCCGACGATGAGCCGTTCACCATGTACGGGCTCATTGCCGAGTCGCTCGAAACACCCGAAGATCGCTCCTACGTGACCTTCAATATCAATCCGGATGCCCGTTTTTCCGATGGCGAGCCGATCACTGCCGAAGATGTCGTCTTTACGTTCAACCTGCTCACAGAAAAGGGCCACCCCTTCTATCGTAACTACTACGCGGAAGTGGAAAAGGTAACGGCGGAAGGCAAACTGCGGGCCCGCTTCGACTTCGGCAAGACCCAGAATCGCGAACTCCCGCTAATACTGGGCCAGATGCCTATCCTGCCCAAGCACTACTGGGAAAAGCACGAGTTCGAGGAGTCCGGCCTGACGATTCCGGTTAGCAGCGGACCGTATACCATCGCTAGCTTCGACGCCGGTCGGTCGATCACCTATAAGCGCAACCCGGATTACTGGGCCAAGGACCTACCCGTCAATGTAGGCCGCCATAACTTCGAGCAGGTACGCTACGACTACTATTCGGACGACACGGTCGCCCTGGAGGCATTCAAGGCTGGCATCTACGATTTCCGCCTGGAATCCTCGGCCAAGAACTGGGCCACAGCCTATGCTTCGGATGCCCTTCAAGAGGGCCGGATCGTTAAGCAGGCCGTTCATCACGGCCGCCCGGTGGGCATGCAGGCGTTCATCATGAACACCCGCAAACATCCCTTTGATAACCGCAAGGTCAGGGAAGCGCTCGCCTACGGCTTCGACTTTGACTGGGCCAACGAAAACCTGTTCTACGGCCAGTACACCCGCACAGACAGCTACTTCGAGAATAGCGAGCTGGCCTCCAGCGGTCTCCCCGAGGGTGATGAACTGGCACTGCTCGAGCCCTATCGGGAACAGCTTCCCTCCGAGGTCTTCGACGAGGAATACCATCCGCCGTCAACCACCGGCGGAACGACCCTGCGCGACAACCTGCGCACGGCCATGACGCTCCTGAATGAAGCCGGCTACGAGATCAAGAACGGTAAGATGGTCGAAACCGAAACCGGCAAGCCGCTGCGCTTCGAGATCCTGCTGCACCAGAAAACCTTCGAGCGTGTCGTCCTACCCTTCAAACAGAACCTGGGACGACTCGGTATCGATGTGGATGTTCGCCTGATCGACACGAATCAATATGTCCAACGGGTGCGTAACTTCAACTACGACATGGTCGTACTGAGCCTCGGCCAATCCGACTCTCCCGGCAACGAACAGCGGGACTACTGGCATTCTTCAAACGCAGACAGTCCGGGCACGCGTAACTACATGGGTGTGAGCGACCCCGTGGTGGACGACCTGGTGGCAAAGGTTATCCAGGCGCCGGACCGCGAATCCCTCGTCACCCGGACCCGCGCGCTCGACCGAGTGCTGCTCTGGGGCCACTACGTGGTTCCGCAATGGCACCTCGCTGTCGACCGCATTGCCTACTGGCATCATCTTGCGCGACCGGATGAGACACCCAAATCCGGCATCGACCTGTCCCGCTGGTGGGTCAAACCCTGAGCATCAACTCCCCAGGAGGATCTGCTGACTGATGGGTGTTTACATCCTCAGGCGACTGTTGCTGATCGTTCCCACGCTGATCGGCATCATGCTGCTGAATTTCGTGATCGTTCAGGCGGCGCCCGGCGGCCCGATCGAACAACTGGTTGCTGAAATGGAAGGCATGGGTGGCGGCAGCCTGGAACGGGCTACCGGCGGTGGCGGCATGGAAGTCAGCGAAGGTGGGGAATCCCGGGGAGCGAAAGGCTTACCGCCAGAGTTGCTGAAGGAAATCGAAACCCTCTACGGATTCGACAAGCCGCCCCACGAACGTTTTCTCAAGATGCTGGGCGACTACGCCACCTTCGATTTCGGCGAAAGTTTCTACCGCGATCGGACGGTCATCGAACTGATTATCGACAAGCTACCGGTATCCATCTCTCTCGGCCTGTGGTCGACACTCCTCATCTACCTGATCTCGATACCCCTGGGGATCAAGAAGGCCGTCACCGATGGCAGTCGTTTCGATGTCTGGACCAGCTCGGTCATTATCGTTGGCTATGCCATTCCGGGATTCCTGTTTGCCATCCTGCTTATCGTGCTGTTTGCCGGTGGCAGCTACTGGGACTGGTTCCCGCTCCGGGGATTAACATCGCCTAACTTCGATGAACTCAACTGGTACGAGAAAATCGGCGATTATTTCTGGCACCTGGCGCTACCGGTAACCGCCAACGTGATCGGCGGTTTCGCCACCCTGACGTTGCTGACCAAAAATTCCTTCCTCGACGAAATTGGCAAGCAGTATGTGGTGACCGCCCGCGCCAAGGGTCTCGAGGAGCGGCGTATCCTTTACGGCCATGTGTTTCGCAATGCCATGCTGATCGTCATCGCCAGCCTGCCGGGGCTGCTGGTTTCGCTGTTTTTTACCGGCTCACTGCTGATCGAAGTGATCTTCTCGCTCGACGGCCTGGGACTGCTAGGCTTCGAGGCCGCGCTGAACCGGGATTATCCGGTGATCTTCGGCACCCTCTACATCTTTACTCTCATGGGGCTGGTACTGAAACTGATCAGCGATCTCACATACGTGCTGGTCGATCCACGCATCGACTTCGAAAGCAGGGAGGGCTGACGTGGCATCGTTCGAGCTATCCCCGATCCAGCGCCGCCGGCT
The window above is part of the Marinobacter nanhaiticus D15-8W genome. Proteins encoded here:
- a CDS encoding microcin C ABC transporter permease YejB, whose amino-acid sequence is MGVYILRRLLLIVPTLIGIMLLNFVIVQAAPGGPIEQLVAEMEGMGGGSLERATGGGGMEVSEGGESRGAKGLPPELLKEIETLYGFDKPPHERFLKMLGDYATFDFGESFYRDRTVIELIIDKLPVSISLGLWSTLLIYLISIPLGIKKAVTDGSRFDVWTSSVIIVGYAIPGFLFAILLIVLFAGGSYWDWFPLRGLTSPNFDELNWYEKIGDYFWHLALPVTANVIGGFATLTLLTKNSFLDEIGKQYVVTARAKGLEERRILYGHVFRNAMLIVIASLPGLLVSLFFTGSLLIEVIFSLDGLGLLGFEAALNRDYPVIFGTLYIFTLMGLVLKLISDLTYVLVDPRIDFESREG
- a CDS encoding LysM peptidoglycan-binding domain-containing protein, whose protein sequence is MTMARLISALLFAVLLAGCQAFPGHSEQDGSLSEGELLESERVSIAAGDDELKAAIEGDTPSDDTTVLDDAIEPSLKSQAARARERLEQPTEESVDGDEVAHDLWSRLRSQFAMDLTLDNARIEQQLNWYVKHPQYIDRVAKRARRYLYHIVTEVEARDLPGEFALLPVVESAFDPFAYSHGRAAGLWQFIPSTGRVYDLNQSWWHDQRRDVLSATSGALEYLDALSSRFDGNYLLGLASYNSGAGTVGRAIRRNEARGLPTDYWALDLPRETRAYVPKLIAISKIIQDPEAYGITLPPIPDEPYFEVVDTGSQIDLAQAADLASVDIEEIYLLNPAYNRWATSPEGPHRLLVPVKNAEQFRKGLEGLDPEMRVSWKNYKVRSGDSLIKIARQFGTTPDVIKQVNHMRSNLIRVDQRLLIPTSTKGNNAYALSANERLKDKQAAVGRRADGTRIEHLVQRGDTFWDIARDHNVSVRQLAKWNGMAPGDPLMPGRKLVIWSKDAQTQQLAMASRRGSSDMVRKVGYRVRKGDSLARIANRFNVNVRDIASWNSLDINNYLQPGQSLVLYVDIRRSP
- a CDS encoding extracellular solute-binding protein, which translates into the protein MIRFSQTVIAVFLFVMASALHAAEAVHGFAMHGAPKYGPDFKHFDYVNPDAPKGGTLKQGVVANGYDSLNPFLLKGVSAAGIQVYTYDSLLIASDDEPFTMYGLIAESLETPEDRSYVTFNINPDARFSDGEPITAEDVVFTFNLLTEKGHPFYRNYYAEVEKVTAEGKLRARFDFGKTQNRELPLILGQMPILPKHYWEKHEFEESGLTIPVSSGPYTIASFDAGRSITYKRNPDYWAKDLPVNVGRHNFEQVRYDYYSDDTVALEAFKAGIYDFRLESSAKNWATAYASDALQEGRIVKQAVHHGRPVGMQAFIMNTRKHPFDNRKVREALAYGFDFDWANENLFYGQYTRTDSYFENSELASSGLPEGDELALLEPYREQLPSEVFDEEYHPPSTTGGTTLRDNLRTAMTLLNEAGYEIKNGKMVETETGKPLRFEILLHQKTFERVVLPFKQNLGRLGIDVDVRLIDTNQYVQRVRNFNYDMVVLSLGQSDSPGNEQRDYWHSSNADSPGTRNYMGVSDPVVDDLVAKVIQAPDRESLVTRTRALDRVLLWGHYVVPQWHLAVDRIAYWHHLARPDETPKSGIDLSRWWVKP